In the Cotesia glomerata isolate CgM1 unplaced genomic scaffold, MPM_Cglom_v2.3 scaffold_127, whole genome shotgun sequence genome, ttttttattttattttatttatttttcatttcaaataTCGTGCGGTGTTTTAAAAGCTGATCATGCGCACTGAGGTGGTACGCCAGCATCAGCTGCCATGCATGTCGGTAGAGTCGGTAGAACATTTACTGATACGGACATATATGGGTCGTATAAACACTCATgtgtattttttcattgattttgagtttttcattaataacaattaaagcAACACTAAATAAGATAACTATCTTTAATGGTAATCTCCGCAAAGTGGATGtcaagctaataaaaaaaaaattaggaaaacggttgaccctgaaggccatcccacTGCAACTTCTCGCCAACGCTATACCTAAACTTGCTTGAAATTGCACGCATGacgttttgagctcttcgagctctgataaatacaatttgtgtattattttgacaGGCTCTCTGAGAGAAGTGTTCTctaaacactattttttgaattttcaaatcgcaataactttttgaGGAATGAATGAACTTCGATTttccacgcggttggtggcattcgacgcagttttaagcttcataaagaatcttcaagtttgaattgatagagcgaaaaaaatttcgaagtaatttcgaaaaacacttttcggtattctttcgtcaacgataactctgAACAgatcaaccaattttgaccagattggctgcgatcgacgtggttttttcatgttaaaagctgattagtttttggaattgatcggtagagccgtttaaaagctcttcgagctcaaaaatataattttcgtgtcattttgagctttccgagctcaaaaatctgataaaagtttaataaaacacgatttcttaaattttagaaccgcaataacttttgaatgaataaaccgattttcacacaGTTGGTGGCATTTAACGCAGTTTTTCAGgcctcatgaagaatttttaagtttcaatcGATCGAAGTAGGAATTTCTAtataattccgaaaaaacatttttttcggttttttttcgacaacgataactttaatttttttaatttatttcttcgatatttatattatttgatGCGATTTCTATTGGTATTGTTTTGTTGTGACCAAagcattataattattaaaatatgcaATATAAGTTCGTGTTTCAACACTATCTAAATATCTTGTAAAAATAGCATCTATTGTCGTTCCTGAATTTCTAGTTGGtgtatttgaattattatacaTCAATTATTGATGTATTGCCATCTAAAGTTCTAATATGTATTTACTAAACGAATTCTCGATCTCCCTTACTCTCTCTCAATCTTTCTCACTAGCTCTCTCCCACCTCTCGCTCTATGGCACGGTGCGTGATGCGACGTTCACTCTATCTCACTTTCTCTCTCGATCTTTCTCACTCGCTTGCTCCCTACTCTCGCTCCATGGCTATGTGCTTCATGCTACGTTCGCTCTTTCTCACTCTCTCTCAATCGGTCTCAATCGCTCTCTCCCTCTTCTTCGACAAAAACGCTGTACATCTTCGTGACGctaatattactattattgcGTTTCATCCGTAAAAATTTTACCCTCATGCGCTGAAAGAAGtgtcactttaaaaaactgattgaattCGTGACTTTTTACGCAAGTTATCGTGTTTCAAACGGAAAATTGTGTTGATTGACGggaattttcttttaactattttgatattttttatggttctattatcttaaattgatttttaccaCTGTcagaattaatctccattgaATTATCTATTGAATGATGCGCAAATTAATTAGACTACGTGGAACACCAAtcgtgtaattaattaaatagttgcGAAATCGAggcaaaacaaattttttgatcgtaaagcactctctgatgcttcacatcatgagtcgtgcaatataTACagatttcatatttttatctttttttttttttaaataaataaattctaattggatatttctttcttttttccCACTTactataataatgatattaggcagagtacaaaataaacaaaatattgtATCGATATACGCTCTAAATTGTATATAGTAAAGAAGTACGTGAGTGAAAtgtttaagaataattttttgatggtAAAATGACAATATTGTGTCAACTGGTTATGGGAAAATTAGAAAAGAAGGTAGaccctataataaattaaacaacgTGAAGCCGTAAACTCTTTCAGCCGATAGTATAGTAAATTAAACTGTACAATTTCTTACTTCTTCTCCACCACTACTAATCCAAAATGTGGAGGAGCTCGATACATGATGAGATGTTAAAGAAAAATGAGCATATTATATTCATTTTGTTCCTAACCTTCAAGCGTGCAAGCGTGTTTGTTAGAAAATTCAGtgaatttaatgataattatttttcgtgAAGATAAAgcatactttttttataatggcGGGTAAATGgtatttcacaaaaaaagaGTTGCGTAAATCACCGAGTGCCAGAGTGGGTATCAGTGCAAAGCAAGAACAAGATTACAAACGACAGGCTGCGTGTCTGATAAACGACATGGGCCAACAGTTGAAAGTTTCTCAGTCATGTATCAATACCGCAACTATTTACATGCATAGGTTTTATGCATACCACCCGCAATCAAAGTTCAAAAAGTGTTCAGTTGCATGTGCAACTTTGTTCCTGTCTGCAAAAGTTAAAGAAACACCTTTAAGACCAAAATTTGTGATTAAAACTATGTACCAGTGCTTGGATAAAAATTCTAAGCAGATCAATATACATTCAGAAAACTTCAAGGAAAAAGTTAATGAATTACTTTTCgacgaattaattttattaacgaCTTTGGGATTTGTGACTGAAATTGAACACCCCCATGCTTATGTGATCGAGTTTTGTCAAAAGTTGAACATGAGTAAAGAATTTTCGCGGCTTGCTGACAAAATAGCGACTCATTGTCTCCAATTGACTTCAATGTGTTTAAGGTACAAACCCAAGGACATTGCAATTTTTTGTGTTCATCTGACGATTAAATGGTCTCATTTCAAGATCCAGGAAATCGTCGATGGAAAATCTTGGCTCCAGCGCTTGAATTCCAAGGTCACTGATCAACTTTTATGGAAAATGGAAAAAGAGTTTAAAAGTATCTTGGACACATGTTCGTCACGGATTCAAACTCGAGTCATGGatctttttaagaaaaattccgTGCCTCCGGCTTCGATTCAAAATAAAACGTCTGATAGGTTGTTTAAAGGTAAAAACTCACTTCAGCGGTCAATAATTAGTTTCCACGATTATCTTGTTAGAACAAAgaaccaaaaattaaataataataataataataataataataaggcTTTTGAGACATCTTTAGATATATCTGTAAGGTCAGTGCCAATATCAAATGAGCCTGTAACACCAAGTGTAAGAAATTCATTATTTGGAATTCGCGGCACTATCAGCAGAAACAGCCGTAAACGTAAGAGTAGTttagatttaaataatatatccACTCCAGCTAAAAAATTCAAGCcgagttgaaaaatttactatcCATAAGTTCACTATTTTAAGTGCATGTAATTACAATCTTTTAAACAATtaggaattattaaaaatttttaaatcggtGAGTGtaaatacattatttataattttgtaattaaattctgatgtaaatttacaattatttaataaattacatggTAAGTATAAGTATCAATATAAAATGACATGATTTTAATAAGACAAACGCTTAATGTATtatacacaaaattttttgacacaacgaaaaatttttttttgtatggcGATAATCAGAGctgtgaaaattatttttataaaaaccaaataaataatatacatttataccaaataatttaattaaaaaaataagctttaaatttttattgtaattatttatttatttcaaatcgaATAAACGCCGATCGGCTATATACATACAAGgtttttaaaagattaaataattaaatgattagaTAGCATTATTTTCGTACATGAACTAGAAAAAATATacagttaagaaattattgcacAGATCGATAAACTAATGGAGTAGtaataagttttttacattagatggCAAGGAGGAGAGTGTACCACCGAAGTAATCTAACTCAGTACAGTGATAATTAACTAAGTCCGCAATTCTGTTTATTGGTCCATAACATACGtagtttttgttatttttattgagtaCAGCAGCCAACGGGATCTCAGATCTGGTCTTGAACAGATAAAACTAAACTGTTCCAAGATTTCAGGAGAATCGATATGTCTATTGATTGTTTTGTAAAAGTGGATTAGGTCAGCACACTGTCTACGACTCTGCATACTATTTATCTTGTACTGACTGtaaatacacagtaaaaaatttttcgtcattgtgtaaagtgtaaaaatgtttgtgtagaattcaacattttagtatgttgattcaacacaatagAGTGATGATTCAACACAAAGTGTGTAAAAAGTTATCAACactaatttttgtgttaaatttaacgaaaaattttttactgtgtatcgTCAATATTCCTTGAACGTAGACGGTATACTATGTATTTGCAGAGCTTGCGTtggattttttctattttacttATCATTATATTCGTAGCAGGAGACCATACTATTGATCCGTATTCAAGGATCGGTCTGACCAAGGAGTTGAAAAGATGAACCAATGTGTGGTTGTTTTTAAAGTCTTTCCCGGATCTGAGGATATACCCAAGAACTTTGTAAGCTTGCGAGACAATCTTGTCAATGTGTGCCGAGAAAGTAAGTTTAGTATCGAAGATAATCCTGAGATCCTTGATCGAGGAAGAGTTCGGCAATTGTTGtccattaatattataattgtgCGTCCTGTAGCCATGTGATCTGGTGAATATCATGATTGCGCATTTATTGATGTTCAAGTTGAGTTTATTCTTATGGCACCAATTGTGCAATTTGTCAATATCCAgctgaaattatattttaaaataaaattattgt is a window encoding:
- the LOC123273732 gene encoding cyclin-T1-like, with the translated sequence MAGKWYFTKKELRKSPSARVGISAKQEQDYKRQAACLINDMGQQLKVSQSCINTATIYMHRFYAYHPQSKFKKCSVACATLFLSAKVKETPLRPKFVIKTMYQCLDKNSKQINIHSENFKEKVNELLFDELILLTTLGFVTEIEHPHAYVIEFCQKLNMSKEFSRLADKIATHCLQLTSMCLRYKPKDIAIFCVHLTIKWSHFKIQEIVDGKSWLQRLNSKVTDQLLWKMEKEFKSILDTCSSRIQTRVMDLFKKNSVPPASIQNKTSDRLFKGKNSLQRSIISFHDYLVRTKNQKLNNNNNNNNNKAFETSLDISVRSVPISNEPVTPSVRNSLFGIRGTISRNSRKRKSSLDLNNISTPAKKFKPS
- the LOC123273733 gene encoding uncharacterized protein LOC123273733, encoding MIFTRSHGYRTHNYNINGQQLPNSSSIKDLRIIFDTKLTFSAHIDKIVSQAYKVLGYILRSGKDFKNNHTLVHLFNSLVRPILEYGSIVWSPATNIMISKIEKIQRKLCKYIVYRLRSRNIDDTQ